From one Leguminivora glycinivorella isolate SPB_JAAS2020 chromosome 5, LegGlyc_1.1, whole genome shotgun sequence genomic stretch:
- the LOC125226424 gene encoding uncharacterized protein LOC125226424, which yields MAWRTAIDGSQDVALALRVMQRRNPKLRTDEWKVVGTVMSELNTRRIVLMDQVSADVIKEAGYVLHSGLDTSHFKLLETGKEREHEEAGVEPGTDGGEGDSAADKAAGAAGAATGEAPERDAPPGAPAEVAGDRSEAGEVVLVGESLAGLRWARESSPISSMAGSEDLRGLEELYLEGTTSPMSCDNTVQEVAADLSTTKH from the coding sequence ATGGCCTGGCGTACGGCGATTGATGGCAGTCAGGACGTGGCGCTGGCTCTGCGGGTGATGCAGAGGCGCAACCCCAAACTCCGCACCGACGAGTGGAAGGTGGTCGGCACCGTGATGTCGGAGCTGAACACCAGGCGCATCGTCCTGATGGACCAGGTGTCAGCTGACGTCATCAAGGAGGCCGGCTACGTTCTGCACTCGGGGCTCGACACCAGCCACTTCAAGCTCCTGGAGACGGGGAAGGAGCGTGAGCATGAAGAGGCTGGGGTGGAGCCCGGTACGGACGGGGGGGAGGGGGACTCGGCGGCCGACAAGGCTGCGGGCGCCGCGGGGGCGGCGACGGGGGAGGCCCCGGAGCGGGACGCGCCGCCTGGCGCTCCTGCGGAGGTGGCTGGGGACCGGTCGGAGGCGGGGGAAGTGGTGCTAGTCGGGGAGAGTCTCGCTGGGCTGCGCTGGGCCCGAGAGTCGTCACCGATCTCGTCGATGGCGGGCTCGGAGGACCTGCGCGGTCTGGAAGAACTCTACCTGGAGGGCACCACTTCGCCCATGTCCTGCGACAACACGGTCCAGGAGGTGGCCGCTGATCTCAGCACCACCAAACACTAA